The Pochonia chlamydosporia 170 chromosome Unknown PCv3seq00008, whole genome shotgun sequence sequence ATAAAAAAGAGAAACTAACATGGTGGCTCGCTTGAAATAACACAAGCTATCTTTCGCCGTCGACATACATCACAAGGTCTCGTTTTGCGACTACCCCGAGCTCTCGGCGTACCAAACGTGCTCTGAATAACATACTTGGGCGTCCGGATCGCTAACCGAGAGCTGAAAGTTTGCCGTCCGTTTTGTGAGCGCTTTGTGGATTGTCGGCCGTGAGGCATGGTGTTCGTATCTGACATTGCCTGCTTGAACTCATGAACTatgttgtgttgttgaaaCGGCCAAGGAAGCCTTGGTGTCACTGCCCTAAGTACGCCGTCGGAATGGTGAGGTAGGCCGAGACTGACCAGTGGCACTAGCTCACCTGGTAATTCCGGGTCTCAATTGTTTCCTCGTCTCATGGCTTGGACGCCACTGGGAGATTGTGGAGGCGATGGTCTAGCTGGGGGATCCAGAAGGGACCGATTTGGTGGCGTCGACGATGtttgtgttgatggactgTCGATGGCCGAATACGGAGCTGCTTATCTTCAAATTGTTTGTGACACCAGATGCTAAACTGGAGAGATCATTTGAAACATGCGGGTCGTGTGTGTGTAATCATGTTTACAGCGTGGCCATGTATGAATTAACTATGGCATAAATTGCGAGTCACTAATTATGAAGTACATATTCCGTCTTCTGAACTGCAGGCTCAGTCTTCTCAGGCAAATGAGTAACACTACCCAAAAGAGACGCTGGCAAAGACTCCGTGTCCCATCTCTCCGTGTAATACTTCTGCAGTTCCCTCGCGCTCGTAGGCTCGGCAACAAAACTGTCAAGACTGCGAGACGGAAAGATCCAATGAAGAGCAGTGTACAAAACCACACTCGAGAGATATCCGTACAGATAATTGAGGTAGTAGAGCTCGGTCGCTCCGTCTGTCACCTTGACAGAAGTGTTGACTGCGGCTATGAATCCGGGCAGACAAGGTGCGCAGCCGACAACCCACTGAAAGAGATATAGTTAGCATGGAGTATTTTGTGACCATTCAAGACGCCAACAGTTTCAACTTACCACCAAGGGTGCCCGCCAATTGACTCCGGATGTATACCAGTACACACTTGCTTTGCTCGCGTGATACAAGTCCTCCAccttcatcttgctctttgAGACAATCAGATAATGAGCCGTCATCATTCCCGTCATGGGAGCTAAAAACACCCCATAGCTAGACAGGACAGTTAAGAAGATGGTAGCCGTGTTAACCAGTCGCCATGGGTTGACGATTGGACTCAATATCGCCGTGACGTATGCGCCTCGCCGAATGTTGATGTACCGGGGAAACGTCGACGCCAAGTCGATACCGCCGGCAATCGCATTGCCCGGAATACTGCTACCGAGTTGCGATATCACCAACGCCAGTCCGGCAAAGAACAGCGCCGCTCTTGTGCCTGCGCCGTcgtcgttttgcaacaggcgCACAAACAGCGTGGGCGGATTCCAAATGGCCTCGCCATCGAACCTATGCTGTGTAGCGGCCACCACAAGAATGCCAACTACGGATGCGAAGGTGCCGTATAGAGGGTACGCGACTGCCTGGCCGATCATGGCGTCGGAGGGCCGTCTGGCGAGACGAGCAAAGTCATTCTGGTTGAGGATTCCGGCGGCGATGGAGCCAATGGTGGACATGATGCCAGAGAGCATGAGCCAAGCGGTACTTTGGGGGCCACCCGTTGCAGGAAGTATCTGGCTGTTGCTGAGGGTGCTACCGAACCCGGATGAGCCCATGGTTGCGAGTGCCCAGATTaggagaacaaggaagaagaccaaggtgACGGCGCTGGCGAAGTAGAAGAAGGGCTGGAGCTTGTGTGGGCGGATCCAGAGAAAGGGTAAGCTGATGATGCAGAAAATAACGTAGGAGACGAATTGGGCAGTTGTCATGCCCGTGTCTGCTGGGATGGTGTTGGGGACGTGGTCTTCGAATTTTGGATCCCATGAGAGGAGGATCATGTAGATGCATTCTCCGCCGACCCATGATTGGAAGCCGTACCACACTGTAACCTTGTGTGAGTGATTGTGGTACTAAGAGAACGTAAGAATACAGTATCTTACCGAGGGAGAGGAATATGCGATTCCAAATTGTGAACTGGGAGCCCCAAATTCCCCAGACTGCTCGACTGACGACGGGGAAACCAACTGTGAGGTGTGAGATTTAGTATCTTAGAGTAATTTTAGTTCACATACTGTGATAGTAGGAGCCAGCAAGAGAGCTTAGCAAGAgcgctgctgttgccaagatgtTCCCAATGACGATGCCTGTCAATGTTAGTTATGTCGAGTTCGTTCGTGGAAGTCGGAACATACAAATAATGGCTTGCCACCACGTTAGACCCAGAGGGATGAGTGCGCTACCGGTGAGAAAAGTAGCGATATTGCAGTTGATGAGCAACCCTGGGTGATCCTATTAGCATGGCTGTTGACGTATCACACAGTTCGAGGTAGTCGTACAAAAGTTGTGAAACGTCCAGACTGTCCAGGTGCGACGGGCGGATTCGACCGGTCGGACATCTTCGTTCTAGCATGAATTAGGGGTTGGACATGAACAATGCAGTACTTGTTGGACCTACAATCAGGACTGATCCGTGA is a genomic window containing:
- a CDS encoding NCS1 nucleoside transporter family protein (similar to Aspergillus clavatus NRRL 1 XP_001276012.1) — translated: MGISALVRRAQLDHGSVLINEDVRPVESARRTWTVWTFHNFWLLINCNIATFLTGSALIPLGLTWWQAIICIVIGNILATAALLLSSLAGSYYHIGFPVVSRAVWGIWGSQFTIWNRIFLSLVWYGFQSWVGGECIYMILLSWDPKFEDHVPNTIPADTGMTTAQFVSYVIFCIISLPFLWIRPHKLQPFFYFASAVTLVFFLVLLIWALATMGSSGFGSTLSNSQILPATGGPQSTAWLMLSGIMSTIGSIAAGILNQNDFARLARRPSDAMIGQAVAYPLYGTFASVVGILVVAATQHRFDGEAIWNPPTLFVRLLQNDDGAGTRAALFFAGLALVISQLGSSIPGNAIAGGIDLASTFPRYINIRRGAYVTAILSPIVNPWRLVNTATIFLTVLSSYGVFLAPMTGMMTAHYLIVSKSKMKVEDLYHASKASVYWYTSGVNWRAPLVWVVGCAPCLPGFIAAVNTSVKVTDGATELYYLNYLYGYLSSVVLYTALHWIFPSRSLDSFVAEPTSARELQKYYTERWDTESLPASLLGSVTHLPEKTEPAVQKTEYVLHN